The DNA sequence taatttcttttaagTGAAACTTTACTAACCATCCTGCTTTCTGTAGATGCGCCTGCTGCCCCACCGACAGAAGAAGTCTCACTTGATGGAGATTCAGCTGAACGGAGGCTCCATCGCTGATAAGGTTGACTGGGCCAGAGAGAAGCTTGAGCAGCCCATTCCCATCACCAACGTCTTTGCTCAGGATGAGATGATTGACGTTATCGGTGTTACCAAGGGTCACGGATACAAGGGTAGGTGGATGGCTTTTTGTTCCGCATCTGTCCGTTCCTATGAGTTTTGACTTGATAACCATTGTGCACATAATGATGAAAGACATGGATTAATCGCGTCAGGCATGGCGCCCGAAACGCATGAGGAAATTTCCCATGCTGCCTTCCTTCTGACAGCACACTTGCTGTAGTTTAAGCAAATGAGCTTCTAAGAGCACTTTCTAATCAAAGATTGTTTTTTGTAGGCGTGACCAGCCGCTGGCACACAAAGAAGCTGCCGCGTAAGACCCATCGTGGTCTGCGTAAAGTGGCCTGTATTGGAGCCTGGCATCCTGCCCGTGTGGCTTTCTCTGTGGCTCGTGCCGGTCAGAAGGGCTACCACCACCGCACTGAGATCAACAAGAAGGTGAGGCCTCAGAATTAGACTCAAGCTTACCTGTAGGATCAGTTTTACACTTTTCCTCTGGAGTCTTGTTTctcatgagtttttttttttttttaatttttttaggtcTACAAGATTGGTACGGGCTATCACACCAAGGATGGGAAAGTAGTTAAGAACAACGCCTCTACTGATTACGATCTGTCCAACAAGAGCATCAACCCCCTGGTGAGTGTGCAGATGTCTGCCTTATGGGGTTTTCAGTTGCTTAAGGTAgtgtagttttaaaaaaaatttctctCTGCATTTAGGGTGGCTTTGTGCACTACGGTGAGGTGACCAATGACTTCCTGATGCTGAAAGGCTGTGTTGTTGGAACCAAGAAGAGGGTTTTGACCCTGCGCAAGTCTCTCCTGGTCCAGAGCAGCCGCCGTGCCCAGGAGAAGATCGACCTCAAATTCATCGACACCACCTCCAAGTTTGGTCATGGACGTTTCCAGACCATCGAGGAAAAGAAAAACTTCATGGTGAGTGTATGACTGCGGTGACTACTCGGCACTTTTATTACGGTTCTGACCTGAGCACCCAGAATCAGACTGGGGCCTAAAGATATCTGTCTGAGTTAGGCTGAGCCTGAGTGTCCCGAGGCATTGGTGGATTCTGCACTTTTAGCCTTACGTGCACCACACCTAACTGCCTTCATGCCCATGGTCCTCTGCAGATCAATGCACTGTTCGTAACCTGTTTCAGCTGTTCAGTCTGAGATTTTTGGGTTCCATTCCAGTGCAAGATAAAAACTCAGTGAGGCAGGGGAGTGGTGCCTCTCTTGTGCTTGCTCCCTGTTCACTCTCTGATGACATTTATACCAGTATACATATGTACAGTTTTGTTAAAATCAGTTTGAGTTAAATCAGCTGGTAACcaatctttttcttttaacaggGACCCCTCAAGAAAGACCGCCTTGCCAAGGAGGAGATGTCATAATTGTGCTCTGTCTGGTGTTGTCATGCAGTATTGCAGAgttgtttaataaaaatcaacaaaatgaaatgtctctgtttttgcttttcagaatGTTCTCAATTTTCCACTTGATTTATTgtagtggttctcaacctttgaCATGCCCATCCCCACGGTGTTGTGGGTTATGTAAGCTTTTTAGGGTTCCATAAGTTGAGCTGCTTGTTTTATAGGACTGCTTTTATATAAATCAATGAGCTGCTTCCAGGTGTTGGGACTgtcaatatttgaaattatatttaagaTATAGGTAGTGTAACTTGTACCCCCTGAAAAAAATAGCTTGGTATTCTCAATATAAAAGTACCCTGGggttaattttcttttttgtgcaAGACTTTTTCTTTCTCCTACTTCATATTTAGATTCAGGACTGTGAGAATGCCGTTTCTTCAAAGATAACGGAACCGTTCTTGTGAGGGTGAATTTAAAggtggtttgttttttttaaaggcttaAATCTGTTTAAGACCCTTGGTTGAGTTTTTGGTATTCATGCCTTTAATCCTTGGGCATGTATGTGGAGAGAATTAAGGCCTTTTTGTTGGCGTTTTGACTCTACTCTCAGATTGTGCATCTTGGTTCTCACCACTGCTCACACAATCTAAATGTTATGCTGTGTCCATTAACATAAACCAAATCCTAGTCGCTTTAATCTTAGATGTAAGACTCAGCCCAAATGGCTTTTGCAAAGAAATGTGGTCTAACTTTATTTTCCATGAATGACCTCTGAAAGGTTGCTCCAAGAAAGCAATGCTGCAGAGCAGGAAGCGGATCAATGGCAGCCTTGTGGATCCCCCTGACTCAGTGAAAATCCTGGCCTCCAGGTGCTTGGTCGATAATGAATGCTGTATATACCTTAATTAGTACTGTACGTTCACAAGGCTCCTCTAGAGGACAAAAGTTGATTCTGAACACAGTTAGGAAAGTCCACACTAATGTAGCCTTGATCAAAACCCTTGTACTGTATGCCACTTTTTATTCCATAATTCTCCATGGTTGACAAGCATTTGTCTCAATGTATGTCTATAATCTGCTAGATTACTTCACAAAGAGCTCAAATTAGCTCTGTCTGACAGCagcttcattgtaatgagggGTGATGGGACTGATTAGGGCAGTGTCAGGAATTCTACCTTTCCCTGTCATGTTCATCTGTCCAAATGCAACACCCCACAGCGCTCATGCCCAGATGTCCATACCAAAGAAACAGCTGGCTCTCCCCACTCCCTCTGGCCTCCCATCCCACCATTACATCATAGTAGGAACAGGGCTGCTGAGGACTTTTGTTGCAACCTCGTGCTCTCTGCCTGTTTTCCTAGTGTGTAAATTTTGTTGTAGCGATCTAAAACAACAATGGTTATGCTTGCAATGCCTCTAGGTTTTGTCCTTGAGTACGGAACATCCCTCTGAGCGTTGGGGGCGTCAAGTTCGGATTGAGGCTTTTGTTTACGACGGTCCGAAGGGAACTCACCTAATTAAGACTCTTTGTCCTCACTGACTCGTTGCAAAATTGCTTCCCCCATCATTTCACAGCGTAATAAGAACCCTGGAAGCTCTTCACACACTGTTTAGGCCTTTCTTCCTCCTCACATGGAAGATATTCTGCTCTCTTGGCAAGAATCGCTTCGCCCCTCACCCACCACCCTTCCGGCAATATTCATAAGGATTTATCAAGGATGGCGCCTtaattttttaccttttttttttttgattagctTAGACGAGTGTTGTCATCACTTTTGTTGTCACTGCTTgtgttttttgtgctttttcaaGGGGAAAGGCTTACTTAGAATCAACCCAGATTCAGTGAAAGATAGTGGGGGAAAAACTGTTTGGATTAGAAAACGCATGAATCCTAGAATCGGCCTAGATTTCACTCGGGATAAAGGCAAGGGGTCAAGGTTTGGCTGATTAGCATACTAGCCTAATCACATTGAATTTGCGGTGGTGATTGGTCAAATAGTCACAGCACgaaaatactattaaaaattaatttgggAAAAGCACATGGTAATAAAAACTTTATATGATTAAAGCAGTGAAAGACAACCGTCTGTGGTCTCCCATCATGGACAGTTGTGATTCAtttacacaaaagaaaatataatacCTTCATCTCCGAAAACACtttgattttataatgaaattataataatattataacaataatgTTCATTTCCGCCTCATTTGCCACCAAATGTTTTTCATGAATTGGAATATGTGTAAAGAATTATGAGTGACTGTTAGACACAAAGCATACACTTGATGCATCCTTCAAAATGCAATGAAGGTCACGAAGTGAAGGTTGCCTTCCTAGGATCCTTTAAATCGAGACGGCCTTCAATGGAGCTTGATGTCGTGGCGTCTGAGGTATGTAGTCTTACTTGAAACGCAGTTCTGTGGTTTCCATTAGCAAAGATAGTGATTTTTTTGTGTCCGTGTTGTGACAATTCGGGTCCTACCTTAAAATTGGGTTTCCATTAGGAGCGATCCCCATTGGCTCAAAGAACTTTTAATGGGTTCTATGTTTCCTACAAAATCATGTTATATTTGTAGattaaactaaattataatgaccattaaagggatag is a window from the Onychostoma macrolepis isolate SWU-2019 chromosome 03, ASM1243209v1, whole genome shotgun sequence genome containing:
- the rpl3 gene encoding 60S ribosomal protein L3 encodes the protein TAGESLRTSDVCSDAHASSARPALKGSAAPQSLSFNRTGDKMSHRKFSAPRHGSLGFLPRKRCKRHRGKVKSFPKDDPSKPVHLTAYLGYKAGMTHIVREVDRPGSKVNKKEVVEAVTIVETPPMIVVGVVGYVMTPRGLRSFKTIFAEHISDECKRRFYKNWYKSKKKAFTKSCKRWQDEEGKKQLEKDFASMKKYCQVIRIIAHTQMRLLPHRQKKSHLMEIQLNGGSIADKVDWAREKLEQPIPITNVFAQDEMIDVIGVTKGHGYKGVTSRWHTKKLPRKTHRGLRKVACIGAWHPARVAFSVARAGQKGYHHRTEINKKVYKIGTGYHTKDGKVVKNNASTDYDLSNKSINPLGGFVHYGEVTNDFLMLKGCVVGTKKRVLTLRKSLLVQSSRRAQEKIDLKFIDTTSKFGHGRFQTIEEKKNFMGPLKKDRLAKEEMS